The following coding sequences are from one Arachis hypogaea cultivar Tifrunner chromosome 7, arahy.Tifrunner.gnm2.J5K5, whole genome shotgun sequence window:
- the LOC112703622 gene encoding increased DNA methylation 1 isoform X1, translating to MEGLCEEGSNEERQIFTEVFSSNGIFQSSQRCLVSGVINFECESAKNTFKSFCSSNEVSAVLRSSSSRFKHPEEDLNAIQDSKETALGCVPKSFTCEDDQNDEEMNVKRMKFSLHETPSGRSDSENVLNPSELSKDTVSNLSHADCDSEPIAFHLVESSKCGVISSSYLLKHNVLQSKPAAKGDVDATKCKSATADSNVAKEVIVGKAIASPASQESFANRLVVTTSSISAVNPLHPEEMSKDFISADMDISDSLSKLDKKDPRTLLQFHILRLLTAAGWSVEKRKRPSRRYIESVYRTPKGKTVREFTKAWRLCGQLLSVEKCNLAYEECKEWSDISQFWSDLSIALINVEKGMNQLETASMLAYQWWLLDPFVVLIFFNRKIGALKKGEVIKLTRTLVSGNSACKRKSDEDIYVVANPSSIENHCRKISVNKSSMDLVFSPGYGLDSSGTQQSACSFDILTSSGNSIQMLEGSKVNDVHQANVGNSQRVDEDNGIEGDVLLEMSQEKNASELSHALVHFHDSEAIQQSNYSDGEGRKISTASVSETDKTCSATSVILKKKMRRRCKRVSQIKLSMLYRSDMVGSTVTEQMQSLNGGPSGTQFGLEEAHDNLVDDSGTKRSCRKLSSVGASQHIRKPNYSINGMNKSSRCRIKDDDLLVSAIFKNKDSGQNMIRGNSKAKSGKLRGRRNLKSQKGRCRLLPRNLCNAGNHNKDGKRYYLGSRTVLSWLIENGVISINDVIQYRSLKDDAVIKDGRITKDGVVCKCCSNVFTLSEFKFHAGFALNRPCLNLFMESGEPFTLCLLQAWSSEYKARKSQNQAVKVDNDDRNDDSCGLCGEGGELICCDNCPSTFHLTCLSTQEIPDGNWYCTNCTCRICGKLVMDKEASDGYDSLQCSQCEHKYHDKCLKERDKQEGFLPDTWFCGQSCQEVYSGLQSQVGLVNHVSNGFSWMLLRCIHDDQKVHSTQWLALKAVCNTKLAVALTIMEECFLSMLDPRTGIHMIPQLLYNWGSDFARLNFQGFYTVVLEKQDVLTSVACIRVHGTTVAEMPLIATCSRFRRQGMCRLLVSSIEEMLTSVKVEKLVVAAIPDLVETWTKGFGFTPVDAAEKQKFNKINFMVFPGTVLLEKPLYKKERPEGICYASLMAANEPTKVGISSEEMALDKSALEDVGDIATDDVGADKSGKPAELEGKNHRDTIADRETSRDDNTQAINNDDTGLDATKSTEISSCFGAEIIPVMVSDKSDKLCGGDSMLELRMSSEIQTACKLGQQSSEDCNVKKDGAESGVLVIEEKDVKVGEVQENANVQGNFSNLSCKTFVGSNFDIDSSIERSGETALFGTFAKSAS from the exons ATGGAAGGCTTATGCGAGGAGGGATCTAATGAAGAAAGACAGATTTTTACTGAGGTCTTTTCCAGTAATGGCATTTTTCAGTCTAGTCAGAGGTGTCTTGTTTCTGGAGTTATCAACTTTGAATGTGAATCTGCAAAAAACACTTTCAAATCATTCTGCTCTAGTAATGAAGTTTCAGCTGTACTGCGCTCCTCATCTTCAAGATTTAAACATCCCGAGGAGGACCTTAATGCCATTCAAGATTCCAAAGAGACTGCTTTGGGGTGTGTGCCAAAGAGTTTCACATGTGAAGATGATCAAAATGACGAGGAAATGAATGTCAAGCGAATGAAGTTTTCTTTACATGAAACTCCTAGTGGTAGATCTGATTCAGAAAATGTTTTGAATCCATCAGAACTTTCAAAAGATACAGTTTCTAATTTATCTCATGCTGACTGTGATAGTGAACCCATTGCTTTTCATTTAGTTGAATCATCCAAGTGTGGTGTGATATCTAGTAGCTATCTGTTGAAGCATAATGTGTTACAGAGCAAACCAGCGGCTAAGGGTGATGTAGATGCTACAAAATGTAAATCAGCAACTGCAGACAGTAATGTTGCAAAAGAGGTGATTGTAGGTAAGGCAATTGCTTCTCCTGCTTCCCAGGAGAGCTTTGCAAACAGGCTTGTGGTTACGACATCATCAATCAGTGCTGTGAATCCTTTACATCCTGAAGAAATGTCAAAAGACTTCATATCTGCTGACATGGATATTTCAGATTCATTATCAAAGCTGGACAAAAAGGATCCTCGTACTTTGCTGCAGTTTCATATTTTGCGGTTGCTTACAGCGGCAGGATGGTCAGTTGAGAAGCGTAAACGCCCTAGTAGGCGATACATTGAGTCCGTTTATAGGACTCCAAAAGGAAAAACTGTCCGGGAATTTACAAAGGCTTGGAGATTATGCGGTCAGCTTCTGTCTGTTGAAAAATGTAATTTAGCATATGAAGAATGTAAGGAATGGAGTGATATTAGTCAATTTTGGTCTGATTTGTCCATTGCACTGATAAATGTTGAAAAAGGAATGAACCAGTTAGAGACTGCTTCTATGTTGGCTTATCAATGGTGGCTTCTGGATCCCTTTGtagtactaattttttttaatagaaagatTGGTGCACTGAAAAAGGGAGAAGTAATCAAATTAACTCGAACTTTAGTTTCGGGTAACAGTGCTTGTAAACGGAAATCAGATGAAGATATATATGTTGTAGCGAATCCCAGCAGCATAGAAAACCATTGTAGAAAAATCTCTGTAAACAAAAGCAGTATGGATCTAGTTTTCTCACCTGGTTATGGATTAGATAGCAGTGGCACTCAGCAAAGTGCTTGCTCTTTTGATATTCTTACAAGTTCGGGAAATTCAATACAAATGCTTGAAGGGTCTAAGGTAAATGATGTTCACCAGGCTAACGTTGGAAATTCTCAAAGGGTTGATGAAGATAATGGGATTGAGGGAGATGTACTATTGGAAATGTCACAGGAAAAGAATGCATCTGAATTAAGCCATGCCCTTGTTCATTTTCATGACTCTGAGGCTATTCAACAGTCTAATTATAGTGATGGAGAGGGCAGAAAAATCTCAACAGCTTCTGTATCTGAGACAGATAAGACATGCTCTGCCACCAGTGTTATTCTTAAGAAGAAAATGAGGAGGAGGTGCAAAAGGGTATCTCAGATCAAACTGAGTATGTTATACCGTAGTGACATGGTGGGCTCAACTGTTACTGAGCAGATGCAATCACTGAATGGTGGTCCAAGTGGAACTCAGTTTGGGTTGGAAGAGGCTCACGATAATCTAGTAGACGATTCAGGAACAAAAAGAAGCTGCAGGAAGTTATCATCTGTCGGTGCATCCCAGCATATTAGGAAACCAAACTACTCCATAAATGGAATGAATAAGTCCAGTAGATGCCGGATTAAAGATGATGATCTGTTGGTCTCAGCAATATTCAAGAACAAGGATTCTGGCCAAAATATGATTCGTGGTAATTCTAAAGCAAAATCTGGCAAATTGAGAGGCCGGAGAAATCTTAAAAGCCAAAAGGGCAGATGTCGGTTGCTACCAAGGAATCTTTGCAATGCAGGGAATCACAATAAGGATGGCAAGAGGTATTATTTGGGGTCAAGGACAGTCTTGTCCTGGTTGATTGAGAATGGTGTGATATCTATAAATGATGTGATTCAATACCGAAGCCTTAAAGATGATGCTGTCATTAAGGATGGTAGGATTACCAAGGATGGTGTTGTGTGCAAGTGTTGTTCTAATGTGTTTACATTATCAGAGTTCAAATTTCATGCTGGTTTTGCACTGAATCGTCCCTGCTTGAATCTTTTCATGGAGTCTGGTGAGCCGTTTACACTGTGCCTCCTTCAAGCTTGGTCTTCTGAGTACAAAGCCAGGAAAAGTCAGAATCAAGCTGTGAAAGTTGATAATGATGATAGAAATGACGACTCATGCGGCCTATGTGGGGAGGGGGGTGAGCTGATTTGTTGTGATAACTGTCCGTCTACTTTTCATCTGACTTGTTTGTCCACTCAG GAGATCCCTGATGGCAACTGGTACTGCACAAATTGCACTTGTCGGATATGTGGAAAATTGGTCATGGACAAGGAGGCTTCAGATGGGTATGATTCATTGCAATGTTCACAATGTGAACATAAAT ATCATGATAAATGCCTGAAAGAAAGAGATAAACAAGAAGGCTTTCTTCCAGATACTTGGTTTTGTGGTCAGAGTTGTCAGGAG GTATACTCTGGTCTCCAATCTCAAGTGGGGTTAGTTAATCATGTTTCCAATGGCTTCTCATGGATGCTTCTTAGATGCATCCATGATGACCAAAAGGTTCATTCTACCCAGTGGTTAGCCCTGAAGGCGGTGTGCAATACTAAGTTAGCTGTTGCGCTTACTATCATGGAGGAGTGTTTTTTGTCGATGTTGGATCCAAGAACAGGCATACACATGATACCCCAACTATTGTACAACTGGGG GTCTGATTTTGCTCGCCTGAATTTTCAAGGGTTTTACACTGTGGTATTGGAAAAGCAGGATGTGTTAACATCTGTAGCATGTATTAG GGTGCATGGAACTACAGTTGCTGAGATGCCTCTCATTGCAACTTGCAGTCGGTTTCGTCGGCAAGGAATGTGCCGACTCCTTGTGAGTTCAATTGAAGAG ATGCTAACATCTGTCAAGGTAGAGAAGCTTGTGGTAGCAGCAATTCCAGATTTGGTGGAGACATGGACCAAAGGATTTGGATTCACACCTGTGGATGCCGCCGAAAAGCAGAAGTTCAACAAAATCAACTTCATGGTTTTTCCTGGAACAGTGTTACTTGAAAAACCCTTGTACAAGAAGGAAAGACCCGAAG GAATCTGTTATGCATCACTGATGGCAGCAAATGAACCAACCAAAGTAGGTATCAGTTCCGAAGAAATGGCCCTGGATAAATCAGCACTAGAAGATGTTGGAGACATTGCTACTGACGACGTGGGTGCTGATAAGTCAGGGAAACCAGCAGAACTTGAAGGTAAGAATCACAGAGACACCATTGCTGACAGGGAAACCAGCAGAGATGATAACACTCAAGCCATCAACAACGACGACACTGGATTAGACGCCACAAAATCAACAGAAATTAGTAGCTGTTTTGGAGCAGAGATCATCCCGGTAATGGTCTCGGACAAGTCTGATAAATTGTGCGGTGGAGACAGCATGCTCGAACTGAGAATGAGCAGCGAAATCCAAACGGCGTGTAAGTTGGGACAGCAATCAAGTGAGGACTGTAATGTAAAGAAAGATGGTGCTGAATCAGGTGTATTAGTTATTGAGGAAAAGGATGTCAAAGTAGGTGAAGTTCAGGAAAATGCAAATGTGCAGGGTAATTTTTCAAATTTGTCCTGTAAAACATTCGTGGGCAGCAATTTTGACATTGATTCTAGTATTGAACGATCAGGTGAAACTGCTCTTTTTGGAACATTTGCAAAGTCTGCAAGTTga
- the LOC112703622 gene encoding increased DNA methylation 1 isoform X2 yields MEGLCEEGSNEERQIFTEVFSSNGIFQSSQRCLVSGVINFECESAKNTFKSFCSSNEVSAVLRSSSSRFKHPEEDLNAIQDSKETALGCVPKSFTCEDDQNDEEMNVKRMKFSLHETPSGRSDSENVLNPSELSKDTVSNLSHADCDSEPIAFHLVESSKCGVISSSYLLKHNVLQSKPAAKGDVDATKCKSATADSNVAKEVIVGKAIASPASQESFANRLVVTTSSISAVNPLHPEEMSKDFISADMDISDSLSKLDKKDPRTLLQFHILRLLTAAGWSVEKRKRPSRRYIESVYRTPKGKTVREFTKAWRLCGQLLSVEKCNLAYEECKEWSDISQFWSDLSIALINVEKGMNQLETASMLAYQWWLLDPFVVLIFFNRKIGALKKGEVIKLTRTLVSGNSACKRKSDEDIYVVANPSSIENHCRKISVNKSSMDLVFSPGYGLDSSGTQQSACSFDILTSSGNSIQMLEGSKVNDVHQANVGNSQRVDEDNGIEGDVLLEMSQEKNASELSHALVHFHDSEAIQQSNYSDGEGRKISTASVSETDKTCSATSVILKKKMRRRCKRVSQIKLSMLYRSDMVGSTVTEQMQSLNGGPSGTQFGLEEAHDNLVDDSGTKRSCRKLSSVGASQHIRKPNYSINGMNKSSRCRIKDDDLLVSAIFKNKDSGQNMIRGNSKAKSGKLRGRRNLKSQKGRCRLLPRNLCNAGNHNKDGKRYYLGSRTVLSWLIENGVISINDVIQYRSLKDDAVIKDGRITKDGVVCKCCSNVFTLSEFKFHAGFALNRPCLNLFMESGEPFTLCLLQAWSSEYKARKSQNQAVKVDNDDRNDDSCGLCGEGGELICCDNCPSTFHLTCLSTQIPDGNWYCTNCTCRICGKLVMDKEASDGYDSLQCSQCEHKYHDKCLKERDKQEGFLPDTWFCGQSCQEVYSGLQSQVGLVNHVSNGFSWMLLRCIHDDQKVHSTQWLALKAVCNTKLAVALTIMEECFLSMLDPRTGIHMIPQLLYNWGSDFARLNFQGFYTVVLEKQDVLTSVACIRVHGTTVAEMPLIATCSRFRRQGMCRLLVSSIEEMLTSVKVEKLVVAAIPDLVETWTKGFGFTPVDAAEKQKFNKINFMVFPGTVLLEKPLYKKERPEGICYASLMAANEPTKVGISSEEMALDKSALEDVGDIATDDVGADKSGKPAELEGKNHRDTIADRETSRDDNTQAINNDDTGLDATKSTEISSCFGAEIIPVMVSDKSDKLCGGDSMLELRMSSEIQTACKLGQQSSEDCNVKKDGAESGVLVIEEKDVKVGEVQENANVQGNFSNLSCKTFVGSNFDIDSSIERSGETALFGTFAKSAS; encoded by the exons ATGGAAGGCTTATGCGAGGAGGGATCTAATGAAGAAAGACAGATTTTTACTGAGGTCTTTTCCAGTAATGGCATTTTTCAGTCTAGTCAGAGGTGTCTTGTTTCTGGAGTTATCAACTTTGAATGTGAATCTGCAAAAAACACTTTCAAATCATTCTGCTCTAGTAATGAAGTTTCAGCTGTACTGCGCTCCTCATCTTCAAGATTTAAACATCCCGAGGAGGACCTTAATGCCATTCAAGATTCCAAAGAGACTGCTTTGGGGTGTGTGCCAAAGAGTTTCACATGTGAAGATGATCAAAATGACGAGGAAATGAATGTCAAGCGAATGAAGTTTTCTTTACATGAAACTCCTAGTGGTAGATCTGATTCAGAAAATGTTTTGAATCCATCAGAACTTTCAAAAGATACAGTTTCTAATTTATCTCATGCTGACTGTGATAGTGAACCCATTGCTTTTCATTTAGTTGAATCATCCAAGTGTGGTGTGATATCTAGTAGCTATCTGTTGAAGCATAATGTGTTACAGAGCAAACCAGCGGCTAAGGGTGATGTAGATGCTACAAAATGTAAATCAGCAACTGCAGACAGTAATGTTGCAAAAGAGGTGATTGTAGGTAAGGCAATTGCTTCTCCTGCTTCCCAGGAGAGCTTTGCAAACAGGCTTGTGGTTACGACATCATCAATCAGTGCTGTGAATCCTTTACATCCTGAAGAAATGTCAAAAGACTTCATATCTGCTGACATGGATATTTCAGATTCATTATCAAAGCTGGACAAAAAGGATCCTCGTACTTTGCTGCAGTTTCATATTTTGCGGTTGCTTACAGCGGCAGGATGGTCAGTTGAGAAGCGTAAACGCCCTAGTAGGCGATACATTGAGTCCGTTTATAGGACTCCAAAAGGAAAAACTGTCCGGGAATTTACAAAGGCTTGGAGATTATGCGGTCAGCTTCTGTCTGTTGAAAAATGTAATTTAGCATATGAAGAATGTAAGGAATGGAGTGATATTAGTCAATTTTGGTCTGATTTGTCCATTGCACTGATAAATGTTGAAAAAGGAATGAACCAGTTAGAGACTGCTTCTATGTTGGCTTATCAATGGTGGCTTCTGGATCCCTTTGtagtactaattttttttaatagaaagatTGGTGCACTGAAAAAGGGAGAAGTAATCAAATTAACTCGAACTTTAGTTTCGGGTAACAGTGCTTGTAAACGGAAATCAGATGAAGATATATATGTTGTAGCGAATCCCAGCAGCATAGAAAACCATTGTAGAAAAATCTCTGTAAACAAAAGCAGTATGGATCTAGTTTTCTCACCTGGTTATGGATTAGATAGCAGTGGCACTCAGCAAAGTGCTTGCTCTTTTGATATTCTTACAAGTTCGGGAAATTCAATACAAATGCTTGAAGGGTCTAAGGTAAATGATGTTCACCAGGCTAACGTTGGAAATTCTCAAAGGGTTGATGAAGATAATGGGATTGAGGGAGATGTACTATTGGAAATGTCACAGGAAAAGAATGCATCTGAATTAAGCCATGCCCTTGTTCATTTTCATGACTCTGAGGCTATTCAACAGTCTAATTATAGTGATGGAGAGGGCAGAAAAATCTCAACAGCTTCTGTATCTGAGACAGATAAGACATGCTCTGCCACCAGTGTTATTCTTAAGAAGAAAATGAGGAGGAGGTGCAAAAGGGTATCTCAGATCAAACTGAGTATGTTATACCGTAGTGACATGGTGGGCTCAACTGTTACTGAGCAGATGCAATCACTGAATGGTGGTCCAAGTGGAACTCAGTTTGGGTTGGAAGAGGCTCACGATAATCTAGTAGACGATTCAGGAACAAAAAGAAGCTGCAGGAAGTTATCATCTGTCGGTGCATCCCAGCATATTAGGAAACCAAACTACTCCATAAATGGAATGAATAAGTCCAGTAGATGCCGGATTAAAGATGATGATCTGTTGGTCTCAGCAATATTCAAGAACAAGGATTCTGGCCAAAATATGATTCGTGGTAATTCTAAAGCAAAATCTGGCAAATTGAGAGGCCGGAGAAATCTTAAAAGCCAAAAGGGCAGATGTCGGTTGCTACCAAGGAATCTTTGCAATGCAGGGAATCACAATAAGGATGGCAAGAGGTATTATTTGGGGTCAAGGACAGTCTTGTCCTGGTTGATTGAGAATGGTGTGATATCTATAAATGATGTGATTCAATACCGAAGCCTTAAAGATGATGCTGTCATTAAGGATGGTAGGATTACCAAGGATGGTGTTGTGTGCAAGTGTTGTTCTAATGTGTTTACATTATCAGAGTTCAAATTTCATGCTGGTTTTGCACTGAATCGTCCCTGCTTGAATCTTTTCATGGAGTCTGGTGAGCCGTTTACACTGTGCCTCCTTCAAGCTTGGTCTTCTGAGTACAAAGCCAGGAAAAGTCAGAATCAAGCTGTGAAAGTTGATAATGATGATAGAAATGACGACTCATGCGGCCTATGTGGGGAGGGGGGTGAGCTGATTTGTTGTGATAACTGTCCGTCTACTTTTCATCTGACTTGTTTGTCCACTCAG ATCCCTGATGGCAACTGGTACTGCACAAATTGCACTTGTCGGATATGTGGAAAATTGGTCATGGACAAGGAGGCTTCAGATGGGTATGATTCATTGCAATGTTCACAATGTGAACATAAAT ATCATGATAAATGCCTGAAAGAAAGAGATAAACAAGAAGGCTTTCTTCCAGATACTTGGTTTTGTGGTCAGAGTTGTCAGGAG GTATACTCTGGTCTCCAATCTCAAGTGGGGTTAGTTAATCATGTTTCCAATGGCTTCTCATGGATGCTTCTTAGATGCATCCATGATGACCAAAAGGTTCATTCTACCCAGTGGTTAGCCCTGAAGGCGGTGTGCAATACTAAGTTAGCTGTTGCGCTTACTATCATGGAGGAGTGTTTTTTGTCGATGTTGGATCCAAGAACAGGCATACACATGATACCCCAACTATTGTACAACTGGGG GTCTGATTTTGCTCGCCTGAATTTTCAAGGGTTTTACACTGTGGTATTGGAAAAGCAGGATGTGTTAACATCTGTAGCATGTATTAG GGTGCATGGAACTACAGTTGCTGAGATGCCTCTCATTGCAACTTGCAGTCGGTTTCGTCGGCAAGGAATGTGCCGACTCCTTGTGAGTTCAATTGAAGAG ATGCTAACATCTGTCAAGGTAGAGAAGCTTGTGGTAGCAGCAATTCCAGATTTGGTGGAGACATGGACCAAAGGATTTGGATTCACACCTGTGGATGCCGCCGAAAAGCAGAAGTTCAACAAAATCAACTTCATGGTTTTTCCTGGAACAGTGTTACTTGAAAAACCCTTGTACAAGAAGGAAAGACCCGAAG GAATCTGTTATGCATCACTGATGGCAGCAAATGAACCAACCAAAGTAGGTATCAGTTCCGAAGAAATGGCCCTGGATAAATCAGCACTAGAAGATGTTGGAGACATTGCTACTGACGACGTGGGTGCTGATAAGTCAGGGAAACCAGCAGAACTTGAAGGTAAGAATCACAGAGACACCATTGCTGACAGGGAAACCAGCAGAGATGATAACACTCAAGCCATCAACAACGACGACACTGGATTAGACGCCACAAAATCAACAGAAATTAGTAGCTGTTTTGGAGCAGAGATCATCCCGGTAATGGTCTCGGACAAGTCTGATAAATTGTGCGGTGGAGACAGCATGCTCGAACTGAGAATGAGCAGCGAAATCCAAACGGCGTGTAAGTTGGGACAGCAATCAAGTGAGGACTGTAATGTAAAGAAAGATGGTGCTGAATCAGGTGTATTAGTTATTGAGGAAAAGGATGTCAAAGTAGGTGAAGTTCAGGAAAATGCAAATGTGCAGGGTAATTTTTCAAATTTGTCCTGTAAAACATTCGTGGGCAGCAATTTTGACATTGATTCTAGTATTGAACGATCAGGTGAAACTGCTCTTTTTGGAACATTTGCAAAGTCTGCAAGTTga